ttggtaaagtcaatgacaaacattttgactttgCTTTGGTTAACCATGCATTACTATGGCATTCTGCAGGAGATAGCACTGGTTACAGGGATGGGAGTAAGAAATTCACATGACCCTTGACCACTCAAATGACCTTTGATACTTACATGATTGAAGTGTTTGGTGGTTTTCATGATGTAGGGAGTCCTCTCGTTTTTATCAGGCTTCATCCAACCTTGACCGAAAAACTCCCTAAAAGCACAGATAAGGAAATCAAAAACCTCAGAATCCCAGTGCATCACTGAAACACTCATTTACAGGATGAGAGCAGAGCTCAAAGAAGTACCTAAACCATCTCAGTCAGTTTTGCAGATATTtctgacacacacagtacacagctCTAAATGAAATGCTGTTCGGTTGCAACAACCAACCGGTAGAGATAACATGCTTTGGAGTAGCGTTTTCACTCCTGTTCATGACACATTTGCATACCAGTAAAAGCACATGGACTTCAATACAACTAGTGGCACACTAATGCATTTTTACTATCTGATGCAGTGTGGTTTTCCTCTGCACAATCTAATGGGATTCTGGCTACCTGTTTTGGCACTGAACTGCACCCAGGCTCAGAAGCATCAATTCCTCCAAGCATGTAAATACAGCACCTTTGTGATTACAAAAGGATGGAATGGTGTTCCAGGCTGGCCagctgtaataaagcacagacacacaggcagggcaCTCACTCGTATGGGATCCCCTTGAAAACGAGATGGTCCAGCAGGGTCAGCTGCTCAGCGATCTCCAGGGCAGAGTGGTTATCAAACGGTTCAGATTGAACACCTTCcgcctttaataaaaaaaaaaaaaatacaaaaaacagatcAATCAAAAAAGCGACAGAACCAGCTCCTTTCAAACAGGTGTTGCAGATGTGGAACCAAGTAACACAGGTCATTGCAGCCAGGGACCAATTTAACTGCTGCCCATATACCCGTGAGCCAAGAGCGATAAAAAGAGGAGAGGGACGTTTAACCTAGAGAGgcagctgataaaaaaaaaaaaaaaaaaaaaaacaacacacacatttGGAACACATGAAGAATAAAATGACCTGTGTGCGAGAGAATGCTGATGCACACCACGGCAAAGAAAACACAGAGTCAATGGCTAGGGAGAAGTAATCCCTTTACCCTTCACAAACATGCCTGATCTAGTCCCCTGCCAGCCTCTTCAGAAACCAACTGCAATTCCAGTTAACATCCTACACCATGGAAGAGAATAAGTAGCTCCTTGAGATGAGTTTAAACTCTTTAAACCACTGTGATCAGGCAAAACTGCTttctagaaaggaagggggataCAGTAAGTGCTGCTAGTAAAGAAACTAAACCAGGTTTGATGTGACGTTTGATCAGTGTCTTCAAACCCGAGACCGTAAGACTGTAATACCTGCAGGAGAAGGGTGCTCTATACTGTGAGATGTTTCAAATTAAAGAATTAAGGAGAGCAAAAACCGTATTAGAAATAAAACGTTCAACTAAACACACAGTGAAAAGGGTAATGGGAAAAGTCCTGGTGTAGGAAAATGGAGGTCATACACCTCGCAAATCTTACCATCTGCACAATCTCCTCCAGGGTTATTTGATTGTCTCCGGGGTCTTCCTGAGTTAACGTTCTGTAAAAGATTCCATTTAGAGTATTtacttattaaaatattatttaaaaaaacagttacacAGGTGTCACCTGACATTccttaactgttttattttagacTTTGGTCTTCTGCATGGATCgaaataagattcctattgcatagcagtttcacccattccaggctttcttacagcttcattagccacagggTATATAGGTAACAAACTCACGTGTCTCATtagactcatagtaaaaccaggaatggatcagactgctgtaCCTGATGATGTTGGCAGCTGCTTTCCTCTCCTGGGTCAGAAGCTCGGGGTCGTGAATCACCTCCTCCAGGAAACTGATCACCTTAAACTTCAATTCACCGTTGGATTCAAAGTcctataatgtaaaaaaaatatataaaataatcgTTATATATTATACGATTCTATGAATAGTAGATAGTCTGTATTCTTAAAGCACCGGCACATCTGAATTATAAACGTGCATTTCACCCAGGCTGTACCTGTGTGTTTGGAGACCCAGGCTGTACCTGTGTGTTTGGAGACCTGTGCTGTACCTGTGCATGTTTGGAGACCCAGGCTGTACCTGTGTGTTTGGAGACCCAGGCTGTACCTGTGCATGTTTGGAGACCCAGGCTGTACCTGTGTGTTTGGAGACCCAGGCTGTACCTGTGTGTTTGGAGATCCAGGCTGTACCTGTGTGTTTGGAGACCCAGGCTGTACCTGTGCATGTTTGGAGACCCAGGCTGTACCTGTGTGTTTGGAGACCCAGGCTGTACCTGTGTGTTTGGAGACCCAGGCTGTACCTGTGTGTTTGGAGACCCAGGCTGTACCTGTGCATGTTTGGAGACCCAGGCTGTACCTGTGCATGTTTGGAGACCCAGTGTCGCAGAACGTTCAGGACTCGGTTCGTCGCAGCTCTCCTGATCACAAACTCTTTGTCCCCGTTCCTCTGGTCAGTGGGGTACCCTTGGGACAGAAGATTGCAATGGAATGGTTACAAAAATACAGACACAAAGCATGGTGGCATGTGCAATGTGTAGATTGTAAGTGGACCAAAGTTTATGAGAACATAGGTTCTCATTTCCACAATAATGTGTTGTGGAAGTTTAACATGGTAAAAGCTCACAATAACTATGCTGCTTGGCATGCTTTTCTCATGCACAGATGATGATTGCTTTTTCATGCTTGCACTATACACTTTGTATCCTGCGTTAAGTACAGTTCATAGCAGCTGATTAtaactttatttctttatttctgatATAATGAAACATAAAGGAAGCTTAATCAGCAAATCTATATGAATGATTTTATTTTGCAGCCAACACACCTGTACTTGCCAGTGACATCCTCCTGTATTTTTCCTTTGTGGGCGTGCCTTCATTGGCCCCCGCTGTTGCTATGGCGAAAGCAGAGGCAGCCGACAGCGCACTGCGATTGTTGTCGAGCTCTCGGCAGGATGTCACCACCACGCCATTGTTATAGGAAAACAAGGAGAAGTCTGGAGTGGAGGGAACACACTATAGAATCAGCCCATTCAGTCCTGCAAGGCCTTTTATTGCTGCTGTCAAAGTGCTTTGCTAGTCGAGATCCCTTTCAGCTAACAGGCTCTTTCTTCTATTGAGGGTTAATTTGGAGCCACGTACTAATTGTGTTAAAGAGAAACTCAGCTGGGGGGCATCACTCATATGCATTTAGAGTCACAGGAAAGTAGAAAGAATGCAAATACAAATATTTCTGCTCCTAAGAAGCCCTTTGGAAGAAAATATAAGAGTAGAAATATATAAAGCTTGATGTTCAGCATTCTTACAGAAAAGGTCAAACAAATGAGAAAACAGGCTGTACTGCGTGTCAAAAACCTGACGATATTACATCTAAATATGCAGGGCTGATAATGGCATTAGGGGGGCTGATAATGGCATTAGGGGGGCTGATAATGGCATTAAGGGGGCTAATAATGGCATTAATTGAGCTGTACAATGCACATTTTGCTATGcatcaaaattattttttttaataaaatttggCAGCAAGAAAGTGCAAATCCTTGTTGAAGGCCTCCTCTTAATAAAGACCGTATTTCTTTCTATTACTGTCCAGGTGGAAAGGACACCTGTCTATGAAGACCTCATTTTTCACTTGTAAAGGTTGCTTTCATCAGTACTTGGTGCAGCGATTGGAAGACCTGTACAGAATCTCAAAGCTTTCACTTTGAAATAGAGTGGTAGCCAAGACTTTACAAGGCTCTGGGCTAAAGTCTCAAAACTTAAATATtttgtctgaaaggaaaaaaaaagacgcAATTACAAGTCTAAATTTATACTTTATACTGTACCACCCACAAATACCTTAGTTAAATGTCTGAGTTGCTTATTTCTATTTTGATAACTGcgcttttttttacagtaaaaaaaaaacattttacagtaaatagctctgagaatCTAACCCATTGTCTCACCCGTCACTCTCAAAACACATTTCTCACAAGTCCCTTATGGTTTTGCTGTTCTTCTTGTTACCCAGACCTCCATTTCAAACTGGTGGATAGGATTTTTAATGTCACAACACTACTGGTTCACTCCCTGTGTTACAGGCAATATGAGTCTCATACTTGTGCTCTATAGTGCACAGGAAGTTGTGTGGGGTCAGGACGGGGGCTTTTCCCTGTAACACTGGTTCCACCTGGGTCAAAGTAAAGATAACAATAGCACAACAACCTGTCTTCTTGTCTTGAAGCGATCcaggactacaagtaccagaatgcattgcaatcaGTCTTGAACCAAGGGCCACATGGTCATTCTTATTTTACCTAAGCTATTATTTTCACTGAgttattcaattaaaatgtagAATGGCATCCATAACAGTGCAAGAATAATGAATACCTCTTCTAAAACGTTAAAATAGGAAAAGCAAGTGCTTAAACAACATGTTGATTACCATGTTTAGTTTTGTGTTTACTCACATTACTGCCAGCAGAGGTCACTATAGTCtaatacaaaaaaagattgcCTAACATTGAAAAAGGCCAGTAAAACactgctttaatatatatatatatatatatatatatatatatatatatatatatatatatatatctatatatatatatacatacagtttaaaaaaaaaatgaattaaagaaaGAACAGTTGTTTTTCATGATAGGAGCCTCATCATGTGAACTTGGCCCTGTGACTCAATAACCTCTTCTAGAAACATTGTAGGCCTAACTGTTTGCTTTTCAACACGCGACCGCCCGTCCTACACACCTACTAGTGGAAGAGGTTGCTAAGCTAGTGGGCGGTTGCTAAGGCACAAATTCCATACCCACCTACTCACGCTGCATTTTGATTGGCTGTTGCACTTCTAGTACAGAATACTTTGCGAAGAGTTAGGGGGTGGACTCTAAATACCAAgtttagattttattattattaatttgtattaacACTTTGAGTTACATTCTTAGcattttgcaaagaagaaaagCTCCAACATTAAGCCTGTCAGACTGTTGTTGCTCCTTGCTATACAGTACCTGAAGAGTTTTTGCATTTGACGTTTTTGGGAGTTGTCGGAGACTTTGTTGGTGACGTCTCTGTTTCAGCTTCGTCACTCTGGATTGGGTCATTATCAGATTCTTCTCTCACCGATACTTCTGCACATGGAGAGAAATGGAGAGTTAACACTTGGTACTGACATTGGCCTTGTTTCCTGAATTACTAACAGAGTGCTTCACAACAAATCAGTATCTTAGAGTTCTTAAAACTGAAaactaattattaaaaacataacaacTTAGGGGCTACTATGAGTAAACAGCAGGTTTTATGTGGATTCTCATAGCTATTTATTCTAAATCATCACTtcagcaatgaaaaaaaacacagaaatgacctTTCTAATACAAGAAACAACCTGCTGATCCCAAGCCACTAAATGAAACCTTTAAGTTCTTTATTTCTAGTTTGGCAACTTTCATGCAATGACTCTTTCCTTTCTGAAATcatgctaatgatgatttgggaGTGAAGAACTGTTCTTACAGTCCAGCCCATGGAGGAGctactatataaaacacacatttcaacatGTCAAAGGAGCAGCATGCAGGAACATGCAGATCCAAGATGACCTTGCTTATTGCAGGAAGGCTCGTCTGGCTTGTCCGTTTTGGTTTCAGCTTCATCAGGGATCTTGTTGGGGACAGAGCTGGACACATACAGCTTGTTGATGTCCAAGCTGGTCTTGCTGAATGGGGACATGGAAGAGTACATGCTTGCATAGCCATTGGAGGAGCAGCTCAGGGCAGCCAGGTCCAGCGCCTTGCCCCCGGTGATGATGGGGATGTTCAGGGAGAGCTTCCTCCGGCGGTTGGGGGACGATGTCTTGGTGATGgacagagggggaggggaggagaactTGCGGCTGGCCCTTGGGGACTTGGGAGGCTCTCCATACAGAAGCTTATTGTTTTGACTGCTGGCGAAAAACAGCTCCAGAGACCTTAACACAGTCCAGACAAAATGGGAACAGATGCATCATGCAGAAACAATTACTATGAATTCTAGATGCAGAGTAGCCTCCCTCCAGGCTGGGCGGACGATCTCCCCAGTGGGCTACACCTCAGCCTGCACGGTGTGTGGGGCACTGGGGCACTGGACATGCCATATGTGGGGTGAGATGTTAAACCAAGGTCATGTCGACTTTGGGGACTGTTTATAAAACAACTATAATTCCCAGACTCTGGTAAATGAGTGGAAATGACATAACTGGAAAGGCTATTTTCTAATAACTGTGTTAATGTGCAATCCCAGGGGCGATAGTGTTATTGACTGAACTACAGCCTGGGGTTACTATGTCCGAACGCTGTAGTCAAACAAGTGACTTTATCATTGCTTTATTTCACTGTGCTGGAAACTGTGAAACAATGCAAATGTACAGTGTTGTTCTAAATATTGAATCTTATAGATCCTCTGCAGAGCCAAGGAGGAGGAATGGGGTGGGGTCCTGCAGCACAGCAAGGGGTTTCCATGGCGACAGGAGGCAGCTGCAGGGCAGTGCGGTAGAAGGACGTGGTCAAGTTAGACAGGATGCAGACCTAGCTAGTGAgccggtttatatatatatatatatatatatatatatatatatatatatatatatatatattgcttcagTAATATTACCCTTCTTGTGTTAAGAAGATGTTGTACTGACTGGTAGAATTAAGTGCTATAATTACACTTAGTGTAGGAAGGCAGTGTGGCTGGTTAAGCAGTAGAATTGGATGTATGACAAGACAATAAGAAATGGGCCAAGGACGCATAGCTGTAATACAGGACCTGGTTTTTAATGCACCTGTGACAGCCTCAGACTCATTCATTAACAAGAACTTTCAATTCTGtatttaaactgtattaaaaaaaaaaggatgacaAAAGCATTCTTTTATTCTTTTGTCATTACAAGTGCCTGTTAGGGGAGGGACATATGTAAATTAGCTTGACTGAATGTtaaatgcatttataatacacatacagtatatatatacacacacacacacacacacacacacacacagtacatatgcatctatctatctagcttTGAGTCTGTGAGTCTTAAGGAATGAACGACTTTTCTAATTCCAGTCTCACTGTACAGTCAGTTAGAAGCTGAGGGACTCACCTTGCAGGTATTGCACTGATGGGTTTTTTGTAAATGGTGATGAGCTTGTCCAGCACCACTTCGGCCGTGGTGAACACCCTGTATGAATGCAGGAAGGTGTTGAGAAAGTCTATGCTGAGAAACCTCAGGTCTGTCAGTCTCTCCAGAAGCCGCTCCACGCTTGCATAGCGGATCTGCAGGACCTTGCAGGAGTTCATCATCTTGCTGAAGCGAATGTCAACGTCGTCGCAGTACAGACTGGTGTCGGACCTGCGAACGAGAAGACACAAAACAACACAACCTTTAAACGAGAGAGATGCTGCACCGTCTGCCCTgcaatgtgaaaaaacaaaacacaaccttTAACGAGAGAGACGCTGCTTCATCTGCCGTgcactgttaaaaaacaaaacacaaccttTAAACGAGAGAGACGCTGCACCATCTGCCCTGCACTGCTGATGATGCTCCTGCATTGAGTGTGCATGGAAGACGTAGATATATAAAACATGTCTCTATTCAACAGTATACAACCTCTTCATTGTGAGAAAAAGATAAGTATTTTATAACACTCAGCCACTTACTTGATCATCTGTGGAACGGTCACCTTTGAGTTTTCTTCAAATgcattcatcatcaaaccattGCATCGGATATTGTCTATGCactagagaaaataaatacaaaggacAATTACTTTGGACATGTAAAGCTTCAACGAtacacagattgcattttaaaatcattCTCTAATTCTGGGTACAGttcataaataaacacatatccTTCTGAGCTTGCCTGGCTGATGTCGCTTGTCCATGCGGATTTCTCCTGACGTGAGGACGCTACCAGGATGACAGTGAACGACTGTGTGTCTTTTGGTTCAACAACGATTTTGAAGTCCAAGTGCTCCATGTCTTGTCCTGATTTGTCTGGTTTTGCTTTAGAAGAGgaagcaaaaacagaaaaaaataatacatctactGCATTTCCTATCTGGAAAGTTTAGGGCAGTGTGTAAAAATTGCATAACatcctgttttaaaaaacaaagcgaacattatttaaaaaaaggaacccTCCTCGTATGACATCAGTATTAGTCAATAATATGCTTGTATTTTGCACACTTACACTCCTCATCGGTGCCCTCTGGTTCCTCCATCAAGGTGCAGTCAATGAGTGAGATAACTCCGTTCTAAAAGTCCGTAAGAAAGGGATGTGTTAATACTTATTACGTGATAAAAAGTTAAAGTCAAGTGAACAttgtttttgtgaaaataaaactggcaatgttacaaaacaaacagagaaGCAGCTCAGTCCTCCTACACACAAGATGTCAACTGAATAAGCCCATCATGTTCGGTATGTTGCGGAATTCGTGCTTTAACTTTGGGCACattgaatgtttttaaaagcaattttctCCAATCTCTATAACTGCTTGTTCAAActgtacagtggttaagacggTCAGTTGTGGAGAGAGTGGTGGGCAGTTCATGCCCAGCCTTTGCCCAGTTACACTAATGTATACATTAAGTTATGCAAATAATAGAACTCCTCCTGTATTATACGTTCATGTGTTCACTCCTGACTTTActtaagtcttttttttaacttttctgaAGACAAaatattaatgttacaaaactgacaCTAAAGAGTGCTTAGGAGAGTTTGAATTATATTATTTAGCTGTTTAATTCTAGTTTTAgaaaagttttgttttctcttttttaaaagtgAACACAGTAGGACCTTTGTTAAGTGGAGTTTCCCTCCCGATCCTCTGGTACAGATGATTAAATGTTTGGAGAACAGAAAGCACTGCCTTTCCCCTTCCTTCTTGAGAGACAGGGACCCCAGCCTCCCTCTGGTGATTTTACCCTTTTCGCTCATCGGTATTTGGATGAGAGAACCTGGATGGGGGAATACATGGCAAGATAATTAGTTCTCATTTGAACACACAGGCCTGCCGGGACTGGTGGTTCCAGTTGTGTTTGAACATGTCTGATCTGGGATTTCACTTTGAAtcagattataaaataaaatccctTATAATTCATCCTGACCTTAACTGTATTGACAGAATGGCTTCTCAATATGAACAAAGTAACTGTACATGAGAATACGCTTGGGTTTTTCCTCAGTTTAGTGCTCATGGATATTCAAAGGAGGGAATTAAGACCGCACACTAACTCTTAAAGAAGCAGTGCTGTGCCTCAATCAGAAAAAGCTCTTATCTATATCAATGTACCAGAGCGCTCTCACGCTGTATCTCTACGTGCCCTCAGATAGCATTGATTGTGTTTGCACATGTTCTTAAAAAAGACCAGCCCCAAGATACAATGGGAGAGGTGGCCTGAGGCCAAACTTCATGTGTGTGAACAGGCACAGTCCAATCGACCCGCAGACACACAGGAAGAGGAACAACTAACTGTAGCTGCAGGAAGAAacggtttcatttattttttgctagtCTCTCAGGAGTGATTTAAGGAATCTGAGTTTAGAAATAGTGTGATATTCATGAAACATTTCAAGATTGGTGGTAAATAAGCCAGTACGGTTTCATTAGTATGAAACTTTATTTAACTAATCAAAATAGGCTTTCAAAACCAGCCTCTTTTCATGTCATCTTCAAAGTAATGAAACAGGGACACCTTGTCTGACAAACGTCTGGCTGGTATCGAGGAGGATCTCGCACCCTTCCACGATCATTCGCTCGATGGCCAGGTTCTTCCGGATGTTTTCCGTCTCGCTCACTTCGTCGTGCATGATTCTAGACAAACAGGAAGTGTTGTGCTCATTTACAAGGTTTTAGATTTATACTCCAATTGgaagatgtttttaaaaacaggacATTAATACAAGTGTGTTGTTTGCTGGTTCAATAGCCCAAAAAGTAGTGCTCGATTCTTAAAGCCagttactccaaattgtcataaCGCAACTTGTTTTccgaaaggaaaaaaaacaacaattgaaATTCAAAAACtactaaaacaaacaacatgGGTCTGTTTCAAGAAAACCCTTCAAGTTGTTTATtgctggtttggtaactttattgggtgtgatTTTCCATTCTGAAAAAAGGAGCCGATGATTATTTGgatctttgagaatctagcccttggTGTGGCAATGCCTTGACCCTGCAGCAGGAAAACCTCTCAACTGAAAACCACCCAACACAAGCACACTGGAGAACCGAGAAAAGCTGCAGCAGCTCTAGTCCTCCCAGAAATCATTGCTCTGGAGCACCTCTAGTGCCAAGGAGGAGAGTCGCGTGGGATCCACCCAGAAAGACAAGCCTACAGCACAGTAAGAAAGCAAGCAGATGGACAGGTCATCTGATGTCAAGACCAAAAGCAGCACGAACCTTGAGAGCTCCTCCAGTTTAGACTTGGCGTACTCCAGGCTGTTCCTCTCCACATGCTCATGCGGGGTGTGAGCCAGGAGCTCATGCAGAGTCAGAATGTACCTGGGGATCTAAGCCAAGAAACCAGAAGCAGTTAGAGAAGTGACCATGCGGGCTGTGTCTGTATCACTGCTGTTAATGCACTTCTGTTGATCTGATTGCAGGAATCAACAGCACTAAGCAGTGAAACGCACTATGTAATTGCACTCTATACTGTGAAATACAGTATAGAGCTGTTTACAAAGCATGTGAATAACAAGAGAGCTCAAACTGACTCTAACGGCCCCTTTAACCTACAACGACAGTGTGCCGTGATGCAGCAGGTTCTCTACGGAAGGAGCTCGGTTGTCCATGCTCACCTGAAACATGGGGTAGGTCAGGAAGGTTTCCAGAGTCCTCTCCTCACAGTCGGGCTTGGCCTCGTATTGCTTGAGCAGCTTGTCGAAGTCTCGGTTCTGCTTGCAGTGTGCCAGGATCTGCAGGCTGTACTGGTGGTTTCTCACAAACTCCTGGTAAATATTCAGCATGGGCAGCAGGATGTCAAAGAGGTCAGCTGGAGACAGGGAAACAGCATTCAAGTGTGTTTCTTCACAGTGTCAAGAAGCCCCTTCAGAACCGCACTCTTTGATTGGATCCATATTAGCCGGCTATGTCTGTTACTGCCATGCTTCCAGGGGTACTTTATATCTGTACCTTTTTATTAACATATTAGGTGTTTTATGTATCATTCTCGAGTGCTGGCTCTGCTTAGATTATTATTTAACAGGCTTAGTGATCCCTTTTCAAGAACAGGGGCTGCTTCTAAAGAAAGGTCTGAATTTCTGAATTTCATCCTATCTCACTCTATTATCGATGGGTCCTGGATCAGGAAATAATGTCTTTATAGCTTCCAGCTTGAGAAGTTTTATCCCACCCCCATAGCAAACTCACAGTCTTTTGGAATAAACAGTGCCGTTTGTGCGATAATAATCCTAGCACAGaacattaaatatgtatatattggtCAGGGATGCCTGAagtactactgtatattccagggtcTTTGACAAGATTGGATCCATAGACACAGGCAGATCAATACTGGTTGACAGAAATACCATTAAGGAATGCATTCATTAAGTAATTGAAAGGACACAAAATAAAACCATGCAGAATAAACAACATGTCGGTATCCCTTCCTAAATATAGCCTCCCCCACTTATCTATTTTTCTTAATTCAATTCCCCTGGCCCCTTTGTGTTCCTCAGTCTGTGCCACTGCAGGCTCCACTCAGCAGTAGCTGTCAATAACGCTTTGTTATCTCCGGGTTGAGGTGCGTCCTCGGAGAATCAGACGCCAAATCCGATTCCTGGGAAACAAGTGAGCCAATTGCACCTGCTGGGAGACTGTTCTGCTTGGAAAGCTACCACACAAGGGACCGTTTCCAAAGGTTTGTGCtgcagtgcagagtcagtgcCGCGTTACAAAACTAGCATCACAAAATGTTACTTTTAAATTCCCCTGCCTGCATCTCCAGTCCTTCCCAGCAAGGTTCCGCAGCATTAACAGTATTGTGATTCCGAGTGCACATTGTGGATGGAAAGGGGAGTGCAGTGGAAGCACAGTCTACTTACCTAGTACTAACGTTGGCCAGCTTGCTATTCTTGCTTTTAGTCCTTGGTAAAATATCTGGTGCAAAAACATGATTGTTTCACTGAAAGAAAGATAAGAAAGAATTGTCAAAAGTAATTCTATAATTAACATGACTGATACATGTCAACCACCAGACTGAAACCCTAAGTATGGAGCCAACCACATGCTTCTAAATAAGCAAAACAGCACTCCACTGAATAAGGACATTGCTTTTACATTTCCTTTTACAAATATGCAAACAAACACTGCATGAAAAATGaggcaaaaatgaccatgttcatGTTGTCTCCTAACAGAATTTCTAAATGACTGTATCATGCAAAAGACACCAATGCATGGATTCGGATGAGACggaaaactgaggtcctattgtaagtgactctgcagcagcagttgttgatgatgcatagttcaccccgcagtctctgtaagtcgctttggataaaagtgtctgctaaatgattaattaattaataataataattaatactaatgaatgacatctgaaataataaacacacacacaatcattcCACTGTGCAGAAGAGTATTTCTCTCCTTTGGTTATAAGATAA
The DNA window shown above is from Acipenser ruthenus chromosome 24, fAciRut3.2 maternal haplotype, whole genome shotgun sequence and carries:
- the LOC131700616 gene encoding ras-specific guanine nucleotide-releasing factor 1-like isoform X1, translated to MQKGIRLNDGHVTYLGLLAKKDGTRRGYLSKKSSDNTKWHTKWFALLQNMLFYFENDSSSRPAGLYLLEGCACDRAPSPKPSLSAKECLEKQYYFTVNFNHDNQKALELKTEDVKDCDEWVAAITHASYRNLATEHESLMQKYLHLLQIVETEKTVAKQLRQQIEDGEIEVERLKAEIGGLLKDNERIQSDPTTAPSDDDSDIKKIKKVQSFLRGWMCRRKWKTIIQDYIRSPHAESMRKRNQVVFSMLEAEAEYVQQLHILVNNFLRPLRMAASSKKPSITHDDVSSIFLNSETIMFLHQIFYQGLKARIASWPTLVLADLFDILLPMLNIYQEFVRNHQYSLQILAHCKQNRDFDKLLKQYEAKPDCEERTLETFLTYPMFQIPRYILTLHELLAHTPHEHVERNSLEYAKSKLEELSRIMHDEVSETENIRKNLAIERMIVEGCEILLDTSQTFVRQGSLIQIPMSEKGKITRGRLGSLSLKKEGERQCFLFSKHLIICTRGSGGKLHLTKNGVISLIDCTLMEEPEGTDEESKPDKSGQDMEHLDFKIVVEPKDTQSFTVILVASSRQEKSAWTSDISQCIDNIRCNGLMMNAFEENSKVTVPQMIKSDTSLYCDDVDIRFSKMMNSCKVLQIRYASVERLLERLTDLRFLSIDFLNTFLHSYRVFTTAEVVLDKLITIYKKPISAIPARSLELFFASSQNNKLLYGEPPKSPRASRKFSSPPPLSITKTSSPNRRRKLSLNIPIITGGKALDLAALSCSSNGYASMYSSMSPFSKTSLDINKLYVSSSVPNKIPDEAETKTDKPDEPSCNKQEVSVREESDNDPIQSDEAETETSPTKSPTTPKNVKCKNSSDFSLFSYNNGVVVTSCRELDNNRSALSAASAFAIATAGANEGTPTKEKYRRMSLASTGYPTDQRNGDKEFVIRRAATNRVLNVLRHWVSKHAQDFESNGELKFKVISFLEEVIHDPELLTQERKAAANIIRTLTQEDPGDNQITLEEIVQMAEGVQSEPFDNHSALEIAEQLTLLDHLVFKGIPYEEFFGQGWMKPDKNERTPYIMKTTKHFNHISNLIASEILRSEDVNVRVTAVEKWVAVADICRCLHNYNAVLEITSSLNRSAIFRLKKTWLKVSKQTKALIDKLQKLVSSEGRFKNLREALKNCDPPCVPYLGMYLTDLAFIEEGTPNYTEDGLVNFSKMRMISHIIREIRQFQQTAYKVEHQPKTTEYLLDSSAVLDEESLYEASLRIEPKLAT
- the LOC131700616 gene encoding ras-specific guanine nucleotide-releasing factor 1-like isoform X2 — encoded protein: MQKGIRLNDGHVTYLGLLAKKDGTRRGYLSKKSSDNTKWHTKWFALLQNMLFYFENDSSSRPAGLYLLEGCACDRAPSPKPSLSAKECLEKQYYFTVNFNHDNQKALELKTEDVKDCDEWVAAITHASYRNLATEHESLMQKYLHLLQIVETEKTVAKQLRQQIEDGEIEVERLKAEIGGLLKDNERIQSDPTTAPSDDDSDIKKIKKVQSFLRGWMCRRKWKTIIQDYIRSPHAESMRKRNQVVFSMLEAEAEYVQQLHILVNNFLRPLRMAASSKKPSITHDDVSSIFLNSETIMFLHQIFYQGLKARIASWPTLVLADLFDILLPMLNIYQEFVRNHQYSLQILAHCKQNRDFDKLLKQYEAKPDCEERTLETFLTYPMFQIPRYILTLHELLAHTPHEHVERNSLEYAKSKLEELSRIMHDEVSETENIRKNLAIERMIVEGCEILLDTSQTFVRQGSLIQIPMSEKGKITRGRLGSLSLKKEGERQCFLFSKHLIICTRGSGGKLHLTKNGVISLIDCTLMEEPEGTDEESKPDKSGQDMEHLDFKIVVEPKDTQSFTVILVASSRQEKSAWTSDISQCIDNIRCNGLMMNAFEENSKVTVPQMIKSDTSLYCDDVDIRFSKMMNSCKVLQIRYASVERLLERLTDLRFLSIDFLNTFLHSYRVFTTAEVVLDKLITIYKKPISAIPARSLELFFASSQNNKLLYGEPPKSPRASRKFSSPPPLSITKTSSPNRRRKLSLNIPIITGGKALDLAALSCSSNGYASMYSSMSPFSKTSLDINKLYVSSSVPNKIPDEAETKTDKPDEPSCNKQEVSVREESDNDPIQSDEAETETSPTKSPTTPKNVKCKNSSDFSLFSYNNGVVVTSCRELDNNRSALSAASAFAIATAGANEGTPTKEKYRRMSLASTGYPTDQRNGDKEFVIRRAATNRVLNVLRHWVSKHAQDFESNGELKFKVISFLEEVIHDPELLTQERKAAANIIRTLTQEDPGDNQITLEEIVQMAEGVQSEPFDNHSALEIAEQLTLLDHLVFKGIPYEEFFGQGWMKPDKNERTPYIMKTTKHFNHQLDSLRDSAVGRRERACDGGGEVGGRG